The sequence TTCGCCTTCCGCGGCAACGATCGGGTCCGCGAGGCGATCCACTCGGTCTTCCTCTACCACGCCATCCAGGCGGGCCTCGACATGGCCATCGTCAACGCCGGCGTCCTGCCGGTCTACGACGACATCGACCCGGAGCTGCGCGAGCGCGTCGAGGACGCCGTCCTCAACCGCCGCCCCGATGCCGCCGAACGGCTGCTGGAGATCGCCACGCGCTACGCCGGCGAGAGCGGCATGGACCGTCCTGCGGAGGATCTCGCCTGGCGCGAACGGCCGGTCGACGAACGCCTGACCCACGCGCTCGTCGCAGGGATCGACGCCTGGATCGTCGAGGACACGGAGGAGGCCCGTTGCGCGACCGAGCGACCGCTCGACGTGATCGAGGGTCCACTCATGGCCGGGATGAACGTCGTCGGCGATCTCTTCGGGGCCGGCCGCATGTTCCTGCCGCAGGTCGTCAAGAGCGCCCGGGTGATGAAGAAGGCGGTCGCCCATCTCGTGCCGTATCTCGAGGCGCAGCGTGAGGGGACCGGCCGGCGAGCCGGCATCATCGTGACCGCGACGGTCAAGGGCGACGTCCACGACATCGGCAAGAAGATCGTCGGCGTCGTGCTGGGCTGCAACGACTACGAGATCGTGGACCTGGGGGTCATGGTCCCCGCGGCGCGGATCCTCGAGACCGCGATCGAACGCCACGCCGACCTGATCGGCCTGTCTGGGCTCATCACGCCCTCGCTCGACGAGATGGTCCACGTCGCCTCGGAGATGGAGCGCCTCGGGATGACGACGCCGCTGCTCATCGGTGGGGCCACGACGTCGCGGGCCCACACCGCGGTGAAGATCGCACCGGCGTATTCGGGGCCCGTCGTCCACGTCCTCGATGCGTCGCGGGCGGTCGGCGTCGCCGGGGCGCTCGTCGACCCCTCCCGGCGGACGGCGTATGCCGCAGCGATCCGCGAGGAGTACGAGACGCTCCGGCGCGAGCGGAGCGAACGGCGGGCCAAGGAACGCTCGCTCACGATCGCCGAGGCGCGCGCCAACCGGGTCGCGCTCGATTGGGACGCCGTCACGCCGCCACGACCCTCGTTCCTCGGCCTCCGCACCTTCGACCGCTACCCCCTCGCCGAGCTCGTCGAGCGGATCGACTGGACGCCGTTCTTCGCCACCTGGGAGCTCCGCGGCGCGTACCCCGCGATCCTCGACGACCCGCGGCTCGGGGCAGCCGCTCGCGACCTCCATCGTGACGCGCTCGCGCTGCTCGAGCGGATCGTGGCGGAGGATCGCCTCCGTGCCGCCGCGGTCGTCGGGTTCTGGCCGGCCGATTCGGTCGGCGACGACATCCCCGTCTGGCGTGACGAGGGCCGCGCCGAGCAGATCGCCACGTTCCGCACGCTCCGCCAGCAGATGGCCAAGACCGGCAGCCGGCCAAACGTCGCCCTCGCCGACTTCGTCGCCCCGCGCGAGAGCGGGCGCGGCGACTACATCGGGGCGTTCGCCGTCACCGCGGGCCACGGCCTCGACGGGCCGGACGGGCTCGTCGACGAGTTCGAGGCCGCCCACGACGACTACTCGGCGATCCTCGCCAAGGCCCTCGCGGACCGCCTGGCGGAGGCGCTGGCCGAACGGCTCCACGAGCGGGTCCGGCGCGAGCTGTGGGGCTACGCCCCGGACGAGGCACTCTCCAACAGCGACCTCATCGCCGAGCGCTACCAGGGGATCCGGCCGGCGCCCGGCTACCCGGCCTGCCCGGATCACACGGAGAAGCGGACCCTGTTCGAGCTGCTCGAGGCGGAGGCGCGGGCCGGCATGCAGCTCACCGAATCATGCGCGATGCTGCCCGGGGCGTCGGTCTGCGGCTACTACCTGTGGAACCCGCAGAGCCACTACTTCGGGGTCGGACGGATCGGCCGCGACCAGCTCGAGGACTACGCCGCGCGCAAGGGCGTGCCGCTCGCTGAGGCGGAACGCTGGCTCTCGCCCAACCTTGCCGATGCGCCGTCGGCGGAGGAGTGACGATGGCTGCCCGCAGCCGCTTCCGCGATCGCCTCGCCGCCGGCCCGCTGCTGGCCGATGGCGCCATGGGCACGCTGCTGTTCAGCCGCGGCATCCCGCAGCGGGCCGTGCTCGACGAGCTCGTCGCGACCCGCCCCGAGCTGATCGGCGCGATCCACCGGGAGTACCTCGCGGCAGGCGCCGACATCATCGAGACCGCGACCTTCGGGGCGAACCGCGTTCGCCTCGGCCCGTACGGCCTCGCCGATCAGGCCGGCCGCTTCGCTCGCCGCGGCGCCCAGCTCGCCCGAGAAGCGCGCGACGTCGTCGGGCGCGACGTGCTCGTGGCAGGATCGATCGGACCGCTCGGCGCGCCGACGCGGGAGATCCTCCATCTCGACGACCGCGCCATCCGGAGCGCCTTCCGCGAGACCATCGACGGCCTCCTGGAAGGCGGCGTGGACCTGTTCTGGTTCGAGACGTTCTCGCTCATCGACCACCTGGCGATCGCCATCGCCGAGGCTCGTTCGGCGGCCGCCGACCTGCCGATCGTGGCGCTCCTCACCTTCGGCGAGGACATCGCGCTCGCGGATGGGACGCCGCCGCGCGTGGCGGCGACCGCGCTGACGGACGCCGCCGACGTCGACGTCGTGGGCGTCAACTGCGGCGCCGGCCCGGTCGCCTGCGTGGAGGCGCTGACGGCGATGGGCGGGGTCGGGATAGGCGGTGCCGGGATGGGCGGGGTCGGTCGCGCGATCCTCCCGAACGCCGGGCTCCCCCAGCGCATCGAAGGCCAGTTCGTCTACGCCGCGGATCCCGACTACTTCGCCCGCATGGTCGGCGACATGATCGACGCCGGTGCCGTCATCGTCGGCGGGTGCTGCGGCACGACGCCAGAGCACATCGTCGCGATGCGCGCCGCGATCGACCTGGGTGGCGCCGCGACGGCGACTTCGGAATCCCGCGTCCCGCGCCCGGCGACCTCCTCCATCCGCACCGAGGTCGCGCCGACGACGGACGACCCCCCGCCGCCGACCGGCCTCGCCCGGGCCCTCGCGGACGGTCGATATGTGATCTCCGTCGAGATCGACCCACCGCGCTCCGTCCGCATCGAGCGCACCATCGAGGCCGCGCGGCTCCTCCAGGCCGCCGGCGTCGACCTGGTCAACGTCAGCGATTCGGCGATGGCCCGCGTCCGGATGGGCGCGCTCGCCGTGGCGTTCGGGATCCAGCACGACCTCGACCTCCAGTGCGTCGTGCACCTCACGACGCGCGACCGGAACCTCATGGCGCTCGAGTCGGAGCTGCTCGGGGCGCACGCCCTGGGTGTCCGCTCCATCCTGGCCCTGACCGGGGACCCGCCCCGGATCGGCGACTACCCCACCGGCACGGGGGTCTGGGACGTCGACTCCATCGGGCTCATCGAGATCCTCGCTCGCCTCAACCGCGGTGAGGACGCGGCCGGCTCACCGATCGGCCAGCGCGCCGGGTTCACGATCGCCTGCGCCCTCGACCCGACGGCGGCCGACACGGCCACCGAGTGGGATCGACTCGAGCGCAAGATCGCGACCGGGGCCCAGCTCATCATGACCCAGCCGCTCTATTCGATCGAGCAGGTCGAGGCGATGTTCACAGAAGCACGGCGACGGTTCGGCGACGGCGGCTTCCCGATCCCGCTCCTGCTCGGCGTCCTGCCGCTGCAGTCGGCGCGCCACGCCGAGTTCCTCCACAACGAGGTCCCCGGCATCACGATCCCGGACGTCACGCGACACGCCCTCCACGAGGCGGGCGAGCACGGCGCGGAAGTGGGGCTGCAGATCACCCAGCAGCTGCTGGACACCGTCGGCGAACGCGTCGCGGGCACCTACATCATGCCCTCGTTCGGCCGTTACGAGCAGGCCGCCGAACTGGTCCGCCGGCTGCGCGTGCGCTACCCGCAGGGTCAGCCGCGGTGACGGTCGGGGCGAGCGGTTCGGCCCCGCCCCTCCCCCTCCGCTCCCTCCGCTCCCTCCGCCCCCTCCGCTCCCTCCGCTCCCTCCGACCCCGCCGCTCCCTCCGCTCCCAATGCCCCCAATGTGGCCACATGCACGTCCTGCGAGCGCAAAGCCCGGAGGTCGGCGTTCGGAGAGCGGAGGCACGGTTCGTGGATGCGGTCGCAGGGCGGATCCACGCACGAACTGGTTCGTACCGAGGCACTGCCGGCCGGCCGTGGTGGCTCCGATACCCAGCTGAACCGTCCGAGCGTTCGTGGCACGAGAATCTGGCCACTTGCGAGAGATAGCGCGAGGGAGGCGGCCACTTGCGCGAGAGGGGGCGAGGGTCGGGCCGGCGGTTCCGGCACCGGCCGCTACGGGGCGCCGAAGATCGCGTGACCTCCGATGCGGCGCCAGCGGATCCCCGGCTCGCCCTCGATCTCGATCCACTCGAAGGTCGCCCGACCGTCTGGCCCGGCGAAGCTCCAGGTCATCTCCCACACTCCGGGCGCACCTTCGACATCCTTCACCCGAAGCGACGTCGGCCAGGGTGCCACCGGGTCCGCACGTCGTCGCTCGCAGGCCGGATGGAAGCGCTCGTTGACAGCCTTCCTGAACGTCGTCCGCTCGCGCCTCGAGAGTCGTGCCCAGTCGCCCTCGAATGCCGGGGTGATCTCGAACTTCAACGCGCCGACTCAGGAAGTCAGCGAGTTGTCGAGGTGCTCGAAGAGTGCATCGGGGCCATCGACGACGGTCACCTGGCCGGCGGCCACATGCGCATCCACTTCGCGCTCCATCGCCTGCCACCGTTCCGTCCAGAACCAGCGCTGATCCGCCGGCACGGGCAGGACCGGGCGCAACTCGATCCTGCCGTCCTCCTGCTCGATGATCTGGAGCTGGGCTCCGGGCTCGTCGAGATGGAGCCTCTGGCGAAGATCGACCGGGAGCGCGACGGTTCCACGCGACTGAAGCGTTACGAAGTGCGTCTTCACGCAAAGCAGCATAGCTGCAATGCGGCTGTCGTCAAGTCGCGCGATCGCTCGTGTGGAGCGTATGTGTGCTCGACCACCTGCTCGGTACTTCCGCGGCCGCCTCAGGCTACGTCCGAACCCGAATGTGGCCAGACTCCCGTCCTGCGAGCGCAAAGCCCGGAGGTCGGCGTTCGGAGAGCGGAGGCACGGTTCGTGGATGCGGTCGCAGGGCGGATCCACGCACGAACGGAGTCGCGCCGAGGCACTGCCGGCCGGTCACTGATGCTCCGACGCCCGGCTGAGCCGTCCGAGTGCTCGTGGCACGAGAATCTGGCCACTTGCGAGAGACGGGGCGAGACTCGCGCCCTTCAGGTCTCGGCGGAGCTCGAGGCATCGGAGCCCTCAAGATGCCCTGTCAGGCAGGACGATCGTGATCCGGGCGGCCTCGGCCAGGGTGCGCAGGAGTTCGAGGCCAGCGCCAATGCCCAGCGGCAAGGCCGGGCCCTCGCCAGGCAGGAGCATCTCTGGGTCGCCTCGGTCCTCTCGGTTGCCATAGAGCACGACCGACAGCGCTGTATCGCGCGCCCGAGACACCCAGACGAATCCGTCGGCGGTCGGAGCCGCCTTTCGCAGAAGCACCGCCTGCTCGATCGTCCACCGATACCGCTGCGAGGTCGATTCGATGAGGGCCGCTCGGGAAATCCCGATGCTGTGGAGGCCGTCGGTCGTCAGATCGACGAGGGTCAGCGAGCGAGCCGTGACAACCGGCGCGAGGATCCGGTCGATGTACTGGTTGGGCGCGATGCGGCGATCGCGGTGCGGCGGCCGCACGTCATGGAAGATCGACTCGAAGATTGCGCCTGCCTGGCTCGTGGCGCCGTACCAGGTGGGCACGACTGTGCCGTCGGACGAAACGATCGGGGAGAACCGAAAGAGCCGACCCGTGCGCGTCGAGAATCGCGTCGCGGTCGCGTCCTTTGAGACCCGCCAGAGCGTCCGGCCAGCCGGCCACTCAATCGTGCGGGGAGTGCCGTTGGGACGCCGCGGCACCCGGGGCACTCGTCAGTCCTCGGACAGCGATGCCTGGTAGGCGGCAGCCGCCACGACATCGTCGGGCGCGCTGACGAGTCGGTCGACCGGTCGCGCGCCGTCAAGGTAGCCGCTCGACCCGGTGAACCAGAGCAGGATCTCCCAGCCGCGGAGCTGTCCGGCAAGAGCGGTAAGAATCGTTGCGATGACCGGGCGAGGCGCTCCCTGGGCGAACTGGAAGGCCGGAAAGAGACGCCCGGCCGGCGTGTCGACGGCGAACACGAGTCCGTCGCGCAGCCAGCGGCTCGTGGTCGTGTGCGGGTTCTTCGCGCGTGAACCACGTGCGCTCGCCAGCTCCGCGCTCGTGAAGGCCCCGAACTCGGCGAGTGCCACCTCGCGCGCGGCCGCATTGCGCCGGACCTGGAGGGTCGCGGCCTCTGACATCGTGGAGGGTGCCGGCATCAACAGATCGATGAGGCGGACCTCGCGTTCAAGATCCGACCCGCCCCGTCTGAAACGCTCCGTGATCGCCCTGGTCACCTCCTCGGCGCCGGGCGCTCCCGCCATAGCCTTGGCCAACTGCGCGATGGCGTCCAACGTCGAGTGGTCACCATGGATCTTCAGCTCACCCTCCACCGACGCGCCACTCCGGCGCGGCGGCAGAGTAAGCGTCTGCGAATGAGCAGTCATCCGAGCACCTGCGTTATCAGAGCAAGTCGAGACCTAATGACTTGCACGACTAACTCTATCACGGGCCTGGGCACCGTCAAGCGAGGAGGGGAGGCCGGCCACGAACCCTCAATCCATCGCCGTCGAACGGAACGTTGATGTCCGTGTTGCGGAAGACGATCACCAGAACCAGCAAACTGGCACGAACAGCGCGAAACGGCCGCGTACTTGCTGGTATTTGCAGATACTTGACAGAACCACACCTTCGTGCGAGTCTCCGGCCACGATGAGCACCTTGCTGACAGCCGAGGACCTCGCTGAGCGCTACGGACAGCTCGTGACGCTGGACCAGCTCACGCGCTGGTTCGGCCAGAGTGCGCGTGCCGTTCGGGCGAGGCTGCGCGCCAATGGAGTCCGAACCATCGAGATCGGAGATCAGGAGTTTGTCCAGCTACCGGTGCTCGAGGCGTTGCTCGGGCTGGAGAACTCAACGGTCCTGGCTGGCCAGATCATGGCGCAGCGCCACCGCGCATGGCTGGTCACGCACCCAGACGGACGACGCAAGACGGTCGCGGAGCTCCAGGCTGACGTGGCGCGCGAGGCCGTGGCCCGCCGGGCGGCAATCGCTCGTTCGTGAGCTCGTCTCGGCCGTGCCTGATCGACACGAACGTCTTTGTCTGGATTCGCGATCGCGAGCTCGATCCCTTCGAGTACGTCGGATCCGCGGACCTCGCGATCTCTGACACGATCGCGACTGAGCTCCAGGGACCACTACCCGCCGACCACCCCACCGTGGTGGCCAACTGGACGCTGGCCCGTCGCATGGGCGGACAGGTCGTCGACGACACCGACATCGAGACTGGCCGCCTGGGCGAGGAGATCGAGGCAAGATACAAGCGCCACGACCCGCCCTCGGACGACCCCGCCGACGCGCTGATCGCGGCGGCGGCCATCCGATCAAGTCGAGTGCTGATCACGAGGAACTGGAAACACTTCCACTACGTGGCCGGACTCGATCTCGTGGACGCCAGGGTTCCCGTCTCCGGGGACCTCCTGGCGAACGTCGGGATCCAGCGCGGCAACCTCGACGCACCGTGTTGCCGCAGGGTGCGGCCGTGAGCGGGCGGGCAGCCTGAGCGGGTAGCCAGCAAAAGGCGTCGCCCACAACCAGCCGCACCATCGGCCATCTCGTGTACCGTGCGCTCGGACGGCAGGTGAAGGAGACCAAGGCGCATGTTCAGGATCGCGGCCATCCTCGCATTCGTCCTGCTCCTCGCGGCGGCGATCCCGAGCGCGGTTGCTGCAGATGCGCCGGCGCTGACGGGTGCCACGGTGATCCAGTCGACGAAGAATGACGTCTCCTCACCGCTCGGGTCATTCAGTAACAAAGACCAGGGCAACGTCAGGAAGGAGCAAGAGCGGCAGCAGCGCAGCCTGCCGCAGATCGCGACCAGCGCTGCCGACACCGCGGTGCAGTCCAGCGCGCTGGGTGCCGCCGCGCCGGCGGCCTCCTCGTCATTCGAGGGCATCGGCGGCGGGCTTCCCGGCTTCACGGTGCAGTACGCGCCGCCCGACACGAACGGCGCCGTCGGCCCCAACGACTTCGTGCAGACGGTGAACGTCTCCTTCGCGGTCTTCAGCAAGACCGGCAGCGTGCGCTACGGTCCGGTCGCGATCAACACGCTCTTCACCGGCTTCGGTGGGCTCTGCGAGACGGACAACGACGGTGACCCGACGGTGGTGTACGACCAGCTCGCCAATCGCTGGGTCATCACCCAGTTCGCCGTGAGCGGCGCGGACGGCACGTCCGTGCCGTACCTCGAGTGCGTCGCGATCTCGACGAGCGGCGACCCCACCGGCACGTACTATCGCTACTCGTTTCCCCTCAGCCGCTTCCCGGACTACCCGAAGCTCGGCGTGTGGCCGGACGCGTACTACATGTCGACGAATGACTTCAACGGGAACACGTTCGCCGGCGCGACGACCTGGGCCTTCGACCGGGCAAAGATGCTCGCCGGCCAGCCGGCGACTGCGCAGACCTTCCACCTCTCGACCGCATACGGTGGACTCCTGCCGTCGTCGCTCGACGGGAAGACCCAGCCACCGGCAGGCTCGCCGAATTACTTCGTGTCGCTCGGCACATCCACGAGCCTCTACCTCTGGAAATTCCACGCCGACTTCGCGAACGCGGCAAACTCGACGCTTGTCGGCCCGAGCTCGATCGCGGTGGCCGGCTACACGGAGCTCTGCGGCGGGGTCCCCTGCATCCGGCAGGCCGGGACCGCCCAGAAGCTCGACTCGCTCGGGGACCGTCTCATGTACCGGCTCGCCTACCGCAACTTCGGCGACCACGAGTCACTCGTCGTGACCCACAGCGTGGCTCCAGGTGCCGGCGGTGGCGGCGTGCGCTGGTACGAGATCCGCAACCCCGGCGGTACGCCGGTGGTCTACCAGCAGAGCACGTACGCACCCGACACGCAGTACCGCTGGATGGCCAGTGCGGCGATGGATCGCTCCGGCGACATCGGCATCGGCTACAGCCTGTCCAGCGCGTCCATCAACCCCGCGATCGCCTACAGCGGGCGTCTCGCCGGTGACCCGCTGAACACGCTCCAGGCGGAGACGATCCTGATCAGCGGGACGGGATCGCAAACTTCGACCCTGAACCGCTGGGGCGACTACAGCTCGATGGTCGTGGACCCGGTGGATGACTGCACCTTCTGGTTCACGACCGAGTACCTGACCACGAACGGCACGTTCAACTGGAACACGCGCATCGGCACGTTCAAGTTCCCGTCGTGCGTCCCGCTGGCAGCACCCGCCATCACGAGCGCGACCAGCGCGACCTTCACGGTTGGCAGTGCGGGCACGTTCACCGTCACCACGACCGGTGTCCCCACACCCACGATCACCGAGTCCGGCGCGCTGCCGAGCGGCGTGACGCTCACTGACAACGGGAACGGCACGGCCACCCTCGCGGGCACGCCTGGCCCGGCCACCGGTGGGACCTACCCGATCGCCATCAGCGCCGCCAACGGGGTCCTCCCGAACGCGTCTCAGAGCTTCACGCTGACGGTCACGACGCCCTCGTTCACCCTGTCGGGCACTGTCAGCACCACGAGCGCCGCCCCGATCTCGGGTGCCACCGTGTCGGCCTGGAACGCGACGACCGGCGCCTGGACGAACGCCGGCGTGACGGACGCGAGCGGCCTGTACAGCTTCACCCTGCCGCAGGGCTCCTACAAGCTGTACATCGAGCCCGTGTCCGGACCCTACGCCGCCCAATGGTTCGGCGGCACGAGCCTGGCGACGGCAACGCCCGTCACCCTCGGTGCTGCCAACCTGACCCAGAACCTCACCGTGTACGGCAGGTTCACCCTGTCGGGCACTGTCAGCACCACGAGCGCCGCCCCGATCTCGGGTGCC is a genomic window of Chloroflexota bacterium containing:
- a CDS encoding AbrB/MazE/SpoVT family DNA-binding domain-containing protein, yielding MLLCVKTHFVTLQSRGTVALPVDLRQRLHLDEPGAQLQIIEQEDGRIELRPVLPVPADQRWFWTERWQAMEREVDAHVAAGQVTVVDGPDALFEHLDNSLTS
- a CDS encoding bifunctional homocysteine S-methyltransferase/methylenetetrahydrofolate reductase, whose amino-acid sequence is MAARSRFRDRLAAGPLLADGAMGTLLFSRGIPQRAVLDELVATRPELIGAIHREYLAAGADIIETATFGANRVRLGPYGLADQAGRFARRGAQLAREARDVVGRDVLVAGSIGPLGAPTREILHLDDRAIRSAFRETIDGLLEGGVDLFWFETFSLIDHLAIAIAEARSAAADLPIVALLTFGEDIALADGTPPRVAATALTDAADVDVVGVNCGAGPVACVEALTAMGGVGIGGAGMGGVGRAILPNAGLPQRIEGQFVYAADPDYFARMVGDMIDAGAVIVGGCCGTTPEHIVAMRAAIDLGGAATATSESRVPRPATSSIRTEVAPTTDDPPPPTGLARALADGRYVISVEIDPPRSVRIERTIEAARLLQAAGVDLVNVSDSAMARVRMGALAVAFGIQHDLDLQCVVHLTTRDRNLMALESELLGAHALGVRSILALTGDPPRIGDYPTGTGVWDVDSIGLIEILARLNRGEDAAGSPIGQRAGFTIACALDPTAADTATEWDRLERKIATGAQLIMTQPLYSIEQVEAMFTEARRRFGDGGFPIPLLLGVLPLQSARHAEFLHNEVPGITIPDVTRHALHEAGEHGAEVGLQITQQLLDTVGERVAGTYIMPSFGRYEQAAELVRRLRVRYPQGQPR
- a CDS encoding carboxypeptidase regulatory-like domain-containing protein, whose translation is MFRIAAILAFVLLLAAAIPSAVAADAPALTGATVIQSTKNDVSSPLGSFSNKDQGNVRKEQERQQRSLPQIATSAADTAVQSSALGAAAPAASSSFEGIGGGLPGFTVQYAPPDTNGAVGPNDFVQTVNVSFAVFSKTGSVRYGPVAINTLFTGFGGLCETDNDGDPTVVYDQLANRWVITQFAVSGADGTSVPYLECVAISTSGDPTGTYYRYSFPLSRFPDYPKLGVWPDAYYMSTNDFNGNTFAGATTWAFDRAKMLAGQPATAQTFHLSTAYGGLLPSSLDGKTQPPAGSPNYFVSLGTSTSLYLWKFHADFANAANSTLVGPSSIAVAGYTELCGGVPCIRQAGTAQKLDSLGDRLMYRLAYRNFGDHESLVVTHSVAPGAGGGGVRWYEIRNPGGTPVVYQQSTYAPDTQYRWMASAAMDRSGDIGIGYSLSSASINPAIAYSGRLAGDPLNTLQAETILISGTGSQTSTLNRWGDYSSMVVDPVDDCTFWFTTEYLTTNGTFNWNTRIGTFKFPSCVPLAAPAITSATSATFTVGSAGTFTVTTTGVPTPTITESGALPSGVTLTDNGNGTATLAGTPGPATGGTYPIAISAANGVLPNASQSFTLTVTTPSFTLSGTVSTTSAAPISGATVSAWNATTGAWTNAGVTDASGLYSFTLPQGSYKLYIEPVSGPYAAQWFGGTSLATATPVTLGAANLTQNLTVYGRFTLSGTVSTTSAAPISGA
- a CDS encoding RES family NAD+ phosphorylase — protein: MPRRPNGTPRTIEWPAGRTLWRVSKDATATRFSTRTGRLFRFSPIVSSDGTVVPTWYGATSQAGAIFESIFHDVRPPHRDRRIAPNQYIDRILAPVVTARSLTLVDLTTDGLHSIGISRAALIESTSQRYRWTIEQAVLLRKAAPTADGFVWVSRARDTALSVVLYGNREDRGDPEMLLPGEGPALPLGIGAGLELLRTLAEAARITIVLPDRAS
- the metH gene encoding methionine synthase is translated as MTAQTWTCATSTSGRFGSISRSLFGRSRQCSSARAGSQVSPPTRAVPYTRATRRVRLAEVLEERIVVLDGAMGTMLQAHRFGETEYRGDRFRDHPFDVRGDNDLLCLTQPWAVSAVHAAYLDAGADIVTTNSFTATRIAQADYGLDPTVVRELNVSAARLARDAADAAERAEPGRPRFVAGGLGPTNRTASISPDVGDPAARGVTWAELELAYREAAAGLIEGGADILLIETIFDTLNAKAAIFAVESLFEELGERLPLIISGTIVDASGRTLSGQTVEAFWHSVRHADPLIVGLNCALGPKQLREHLDVLSRIAEKPVSAYPNAGLPNEFGGYDETPEAMAATMREWAEHGLLNVAGGCCGTTPAHVAAIAAAVAGFPPRRSPRPPAVTRLAGLEPLVIPPPGNAFVNVGERTNVTGSRKFARLIADGREDEAVAVAREQVANGAQLVDVNMDEALLDGVAAMTRFLRRIAAEPDIATVPVMVDSSRWSVIEAGLQQLQGKGVVNSISLKEGEAEFLRQARLCRRYGAAVVVMAFDEAGQAESVERRVAVCRRAWELLTGVVGFPPEDIILDANIFAIATGIEEHNGYAVSFIEAVRRLKAEMPASPTSGGVSNVSFAFRGNDRVREAIHSVFLYHAIQAGLDMAIVNAGVLPVYDDIDPELRERVEDAVLNRRPDAAERLLEIATRYAGESGMDRPAEDLAWRERPVDERLTHALVAGIDAWIVEDTEEARCATERPLDVIEGPLMAGMNVVGDLFGAGRMFLPQVVKSARVMKKAVAHLVPYLEAQREGTGRRAGIIVTATVKGDVHDIGKKIVGVVLGCNDYEIVDLGVMVPAARILETAIERHADLIGLSGLITPSLDEMVHVASEMERLGMTTPLLIGGATTSRAHTAVKIAPAYSGPVVHVLDASRAVGVAGALVDPSRRTAYAAAIREEYETLRRERSERRAKERSLTIAEARANRVALDWDAVTPPRPSFLGLRTFDRYPLAELVERIDWTPFFATWELRGAYPAILDDPRLGAAARDLHRDALALLERIVAEDRLRAAAVVGFWPADSVGDDIPVWRDEGRAEQIATFRTLRQQMAKTGSRPNVALADFVAPRESGRGDYIGAFAVTAGHGLDGPDGLVDEFEAAHDDYSAILAKALADRLAEALAERLHERVRRELWGYAPDEALSNSDLIAERYQGIRPAPGYPACPDHTEKRTLFELLEAEARAGMQLTESCAMLPGASVCGYYLWNPQSHYFGVGRIGRDQLEDYAARKGVPLAEAERWLSPNLADAPSAEE